In Crinalium epipsammum PCC 9333, the following are encoded in one genomic region:
- a CDS encoding cofactor assembly of complex C subunit B, translated as MAKPDQNQVLRRLPLFAGSLAGVLLFINRLLTPELTNSQARSDAVGVIVTAFLILTGLLWQQVQSRTPDAVNLIGEEGFELSPTLPDTVKTELAWASHLLLTNTVTRSLVILYQGKVLLRRGVLGTNPDLKPGAILQRVLDKQKPVYLVDLKAYPGRIEFDYLPENTQGVICQPIGDQGVLILGANAPRSYTKQDENWIQGIADKLANTLSSYLEMPAG; from the coding sequence ATGGCTAAACCAGATCAAAATCAGGTATTGCGACGTTTACCATTGTTTGCAGGTAGTTTAGCGGGCGTTTTGTTATTCATCAACCGCTTGCTAACACCGGAACTCACAAATTCCCAGGCGCGTTCTGATGCAGTCGGCGTAATTGTTACTGCATTCTTAATTTTGACTGGTTTATTGTGGCAGCAGGTGCAGTCACGCACTCCCGATGCTGTTAATCTAATTGGGGAAGAAGGCTTTGAACTATCACCGACATTGCCCGATACGGTGAAAACAGAACTAGCTTGGGCATCGCATCTATTGTTAACTAATACTGTGACGCGATCGCTCGTAATTTTATATCAAGGTAAAGTACTATTACGGCGTGGAGTCTTAGGAACTAACCCCGATCTTAAACCCGGAGCAATTTTACAGCGCGTCTTAGATAAACAAAAGCCTGTTTATTTAGTAGATTTGAAAGCTTATCCAGGCAGAATAGAATTTGATTATTTGCCAGAAAATACCCAAGGCGTAATTTGTCAACCAATTGGCGATCAAGGTGTGTTAATTTTAGGAGCTAATGCGCCTCGCAGTTATACAAAGCAAGATGAAAATTGGATACAGGGGATTGCTGATAAATTGGCAAATACTCTTAGTAGTTATTTAGAAATGCCCGCAGGCTGA
- a CDS encoding DUF456 domain-containing protein, protein MSLTVIYWLLVAVMVVGVIGAVIPGIPGSSLIVGAIIIWGAVNGFNTVGLPLGVAVVVFLLSIGIDFLATYWGAKQAGASNWGQIGAIVGLFLGFFGLLPALPIGGPLLGIVLGPLLGAIVGEFIYRRELEFEPRLKQSFKAGVGIVVGTVVGRLIQGILAIAAITVFLVTTWQMGVGT, encoded by the coding sequence ATGAGTTTAACTGTTATCTACTGGCTGTTAGTTGCCGTCATGGTTGTTGGTGTAATTGGCGCTGTAATTCCTGGTATTCCTGGTTCTAGCTTGATTGTTGGGGCAATTATTATCTGGGGCGCAGTTAACGGTTTTAATACTGTAGGTTTGCCACTAGGAGTCGCCGTTGTCGTTTTTCTGCTTAGTATCGGGATTGATTTTTTAGCTACCTACTGGGGAGCAAAACAAGCTGGAGCGAGTAATTGGGGACAAATTGGGGCAATAGTAGGCTTATTTTTAGGATTCTTCGGCTTATTGCCAGCTTTACCCATTGGAGGTCCATTATTAGGGATTGTGCTTGGACCATTATTAGGTGCAATTGTAGGAGAATTTATCTACAGACGAGAGTTAGAATTTGAGCCTAGACTTAAGCAATCTTTTAAAGCAGGTGTAGGTATTGTCGTAGGTACAGTAGTTGGGCGATTAATTCAAGGTATATTAGCGATCGCAGCTATTACAGTTTTCTTAGTCACTACCTGGCAGATGGGAGTAGGGACATAA
- the mltA gene encoding murein transglycosylase A: MQKTLALLSLGLGVVFGNPNTPVLSKMPPSAVNVAKGAVPSRQADSLGLDEQIWGNQNQPGDQQALLESIDHSLRYLQTSEAAATYQTYLMPDITVDRVRRSLLRFRQLVLSAKSAQELQAAVRREFTFYQSVGSDDKGKVLFTGYYEPVYKASKTRTAEYRYPLYRLPADFSSWSKPHPKRADLEGVDGLGEKSLLKGAELVWLRDRMEAYLVQIQGSAKLQLTDGSVMSVGYAGGTDYPYTSIGRELAKDRKLSLDGMSLPVMINYFKRNPVELSNYLPRNQRFVFFQDTYGSPAKGVINVPVTPDRSIATDKSLMPPAALALVQTQLPYRTANGQIQQRLVNRYVLDQDTGSAIKGPGRVDYFMGSGKIAGDRAGVTGSIGKLYYLLLRQ, encoded by the coding sequence ATGCAAAAAACACTTGCTTTACTTTCTCTCGGATTAGGTGTAGTTTTCGGCAATCCTAATACACCTGTATTATCTAAAATGCCACCATCGGCAGTTAATGTTGCTAAGGGTGCTGTGCCTTCTAGACAGGCAGATTCGTTGGGTTTAGATGAGCAAATATGGGGAAATCAAAATCAGCCTGGAGATCAGCAGGCATTGTTAGAGTCAATTGATCACAGCTTACGTTATTTACAAACTTCTGAAGCGGCAGCAACATATCAAACATATTTGATGCCAGATATTACAGTTGATCGTGTGCGCCGTTCTTTATTGCGCTTCCGCCAGTTGGTTTTGTCTGCTAAGTCAGCACAAGAACTGCAAGCTGCTGTGCGACGGGAGTTTACTTTTTATCAATCAGTAGGAAGTGATGATAAAGGAAAGGTTTTATTTACTGGGTATTATGAACCAGTTTATAAGGCTAGTAAGACGCGCACGGCGGAATATCGTTATCCTCTGTATAGATTACCCGCAGATTTTAGTAGTTGGTCTAAGCCACATCCAAAAAGGGCTGATTTAGAGGGGGTGGATGGTTTAGGGGAAAAAAGCTTACTCAAGGGTGCGGAATTAGTTTGGCTACGCGATCGCATGGAGGCTTATTTAGTTCAGATCCAAGGATCGGCTAAACTTCAGCTTACAGATGGTTCTGTGATGAGCGTTGGTTATGCTGGGGGAACTGATTACCCGTATACAAGTATTGGGCGAGAACTGGCTAAAGATCGCAAGTTATCTTTAGACGGTATGAGCCTACCAGTGATGATCAATTATTTTAAAAGAAATCCTGTGGAACTAAGTAATTATCTTCCACGAAATCAACGCTTTGTGTTTTTCCAAGATACTTATGGCTCACCAGCTAAGGGTGTGATTAATGTTCCGGTGACTCCTGATCGTTCCATTGCTACAGATAAATCTTTGATGCCTCCTGCTGCTTTAGCTTTAGTACAAACTCAACTTCCCTACCGTACTGCTAATGGTCAAATTCAACAGCGTTTAGTTAATCGCTATGTGCTAGATCAAGATACAGGTAGTGCTATTAAGGGTCCAGGTCGGGTTGATTATTTTATGGGTAGTGGTAAGATAGCAGGCGATCGCGCAGGCGTGACTGGTAGTATTGGAAAATTGTATTACTTACTATTAAGACAATAA
- a CDS encoding glutathione S-transferase N-terminal domain-containing protein, protein MIDLYTFTTPNGRKASVMLEEVELPYNIHKIDITKNEQFTPEFLAINPNSKIPAIIDQDTGMTIFESGAILIYLAEKTGKFLPTDQKSRFEVIEWLMFQMASVGPMLGQLNHFKKFAPEQIPYAIERYQKETLRIYSVLDKQLSDKEFICNEYSIADMATFPWIAIYEFQGLTLDNHPNLKRWVETVQQRPAVQRGMAVP, encoded by the coding sequence ATGATTGACCTTTACACCTTCACAACACCCAATGGGCGCAAAGCTTCTGTTATGTTGGAGGAAGTCGAACTTCCTTACAACATCCATAAGATAGATATTACCAAGAATGAACAATTTACTCCTGAGTTTCTAGCAATTAATCCTAATAGTAAAATTCCCGCTATTATCGACCAAGACACAGGAATGACAATTTTTGAGTCTGGTGCGATTCTAATTTATTTAGCGGAGAAAACTGGCAAATTCTTACCGACAGATCAAAAAAGCCGTTTTGAAGTCATAGAATGGTTAATGTTTCAGATGGCTAGTGTCGGACCTATGTTAGGTCAACTAAATCACTTCAAGAAATTTGCACCTGAACAAATACCTTATGCTATTGAACGTTATCAAAAAGAAACACTGAGAATTTATAGTGTTTTAGATAAACAATTATCAGATAAAGAATTTATTTGTAACGAATATTCTATTGCTGATATGGCGACATTTCCCTGGATTGCTATTTATGAATTTCAAGGGTTAACTTTAGACAATCATCCAAATTTAAAACGTTGGGTTGAAACTGTTCAGCAGCGTCCAGCAGTACAACGCGGGATGGCTGTACCGTAA
- the radA gene encoding DNA repair protein RadA, with product MAKPKTSYFCNACGAESSQWFGKCPSCGTYNSLDEQVTTAPGNSTSRNGWQSQPRGNSKSPKSPQPRASIKFADITERDQPRWASGYGELDRVLGGGIVPGSLVLIGGDPGIGKSTLLLQVANSLSHNFRILYVSGEESGQQIKLRASRLGVGNATEEDVTDNAVSSSVHNASEDGHVTIEADISLVTSSEVVIKPATNDPNLYALAETDLEEILKELESLKPHVAVIDSIQTVYFSSLTSAPGSVSQVRECTSALMQVAKREDITLLIVGHVTKEGAIAGPKVLEHLVDTVLYFEGDRFASHRLLRSVKNRFGATHEIGVFEMVDRGLREVSNPSELFLGNRDDMAPGTSIVVACEGTRPIVVELQALVSPTSYSSPRRSTTGVDYNRLLQILAVLEKRVGIPLSKLDVYVASAGGLNVEEPAMDLGIAIAVVASFRDRVVDAGTVLIGEVGLGGQVRGVSQMELRLKEAAKLGFKRAIIPKGQNFPDVGLEVIQVAKVIDAIVAAIPIQNNIDDEEYDSDEE from the coding sequence ATGGCAAAGCCAAAAACGTCTTATTTTTGTAACGCCTGCGGTGCAGAATCCTCACAATGGTTTGGGAAATGTCCATCTTGTGGCACTTACAATTCTTTGGATGAGCAGGTTACTACAGCGCCTGGTAATTCTACTAGCCGCAATGGTTGGCAATCTCAACCACGAGGTAATAGTAAATCGCCGAAATCTCCTCAACCGCGAGCTTCAATTAAATTTGCTGATATTACTGAAAGAGACCAACCCCGATGGGCATCGGGATACGGAGAGTTAGATAGAGTATTAGGTGGTGGGATTGTTCCAGGTTCTCTAGTATTAATTGGTGGTGATCCTGGGATTGGTAAATCAACTTTATTGCTTCAAGTAGCTAATAGTTTGTCCCACAATTTCCGCATCCTTTATGTGTCTGGGGAAGAATCAGGGCAGCAAATTAAGCTTAGGGCTTCTCGCTTGGGTGTGGGGAATGCTACTGAGGAAGATGTAACAGATAATGCTGTGTCATCTTCTGTTCATAACGCAAGTGAGGATGGTCATGTAACAATTGAAGCAGATATTAGTTTAGTAACCTCGTCTGAGGTAGTTATTAAGCCTGCTACTAATGATCCAAATTTGTATGCGTTGGCGGAAACAGATTTAGAGGAGATTCTTAAGGAACTGGAATCTTTAAAGCCTCATGTGGCGGTGATTGATAGTATTCAAACTGTTTACTTTTCATCTTTAACATCGGCTCCAGGTTCAGTATCTCAGGTGCGGGAATGTACTTCCGCTTTGATGCAGGTGGCGAAGCGTGAAGATATTACGCTGTTGATTGTAGGTCATGTTACTAAAGAAGGCGCGATCGCAGGACCAAAAGTGCTGGAACATTTAGTTGATACAGTACTGTATTTTGAAGGCGATCGCTTTGCTTCTCATCGTCTGCTACGCTCGGTTAAAAACCGCTTTGGTGCTACCCACGAAATCGGCGTGTTTGAGATGGTTGATCGGGGTTTGCGAGAAGTATCAAACCCTTCAGAGCTATTTTTAGGCAACCGCGATGATATGGCTCCTGGTACGTCGATTGTGGTGGCGTGTGAAGGTACTCGCCCAATTGTGGTAGAGTTACAAGCTTTGGTAAGTCCAACTAGCTATTCTTCACCTCGGCGTTCTACTACTGGCGTTGACTATAACCGACTACTACAAATTTTGGCAGTTTTAGAAAAAAGAGTGGGTATTCCGCTTTCTAAATTGGATGTTTATGTTGCTTCCGCAGGTGGTTTAAATGTTGAAGAACCAGCAATGGATTTAGGAATTGCGATCGCAGTTGTTGCTAGTTTCCGCGATCGCGTTGTTGATGCTGGTACTGTTTTAATTGGCGAAGTTGGTTTAGGTGGACAAGTTCGCGGCGTTTCCCAAATGGAATTACGACTTAAAGAAGCTGCCAAATTAGGATTTAAACGCGCAATTATACCTAAAGGTCAAAATTTCCCTGACGTTGGGTTAGAAGTTATCCAGGTAGCAAAAGTAATTGATGCGATCGTTGCTGCTATCCCCATACAAAATAACATTGATGATGAGGAATATGACAGTGATGAGGAATAG
- a CDS encoding ABC transporter ATP-binding protein: MNIKDQEVHQPTSTSLLEIREIYVNYGGIHALIDINLFVNRGEVVTLIGANGAGKTTTLRAISRLVNTRSGLIVYNQHDITRRPAHEVVRLGLAHSPEGRRVLARQTVLDNLELGGYICSDAKQVSTDIERQFELFPRLAERRHQLAGTLSGGEQQMLAIARALMCRPKLLLLDEPSLGLAPAIVLEIFSIIENLRSTGVTILLVEQNANLALQISDRGYVLEAGCITLTGKASDLLADERVKKAYLG, from the coding sequence ATGAATATTAAAGATCAAGAAGTACATCAACCAACTTCTACGTCACTGTTAGAAATTAGAGAAATATACGTTAACTACGGTGGTATTCACGCGCTGATAGATATTAATTTATTTGTTAATCGTGGCGAAGTTGTTACTCTTATTGGTGCTAATGGTGCTGGTAAAACTACCACTCTGCGAGCAATTTCGAGGTTAGTTAATACTCGCAGTGGCTTAATTGTGTATAACCAGCATGACATTACTCGCCGTCCAGCACACGAAGTTGTACGCCTGGGACTTGCCCATTCTCCTGAAGGGCGGAGAGTCTTAGCAAGGCAAACAGTGCTTGATAATTTGGAATTAGGCGGATATATTTGTTCTGATGCTAAACAGGTAAGTACAGATATTGAGCGCCAATTTGAATTATTCCCACGTTTAGCAGAACGCCGTCATCAACTAGCAGGAACTCTAAGCGGCGGGGAACAGCAAATGTTAGCGATCGCTCGTGCTTTAATGTGCCGCCCCAAATTATTATTATTAGATGAACCTAGTTTGGGACTTGCCCCCGCAATTGTACTTGAAATATTTTCAATTATTGAAAATTTACGTTCTACTGGTGTAACAATTCTTTTAGTAGAACAAAACGCTAACCTAGCTTTACAAATTTCGGATCGAGGATATGTGCTTGAAGCTGGTTGCATTACTCTCACCGGAAAAGCTTCAGATCTACTTGCAGATGAACGAGTTAAAAAAGCTTATCTCGGATAA
- a CDS encoding FAD-dependent oxidoreductase: protein MPFTQSIVKKLVLIGGGHSHAIALKLFGINPLPGVQLTLITECVDTPYSGMLPGHVAGFYTHEQCHINLSSLAQFAQANLIIDQAISLDLEKNLVICANSPPVPFDLLSINIGSTPARESVVGATDYAIPVKPVKKFLAVWNDLLEKFTKNPQKPISLTIVGGGAGGVELAMAMRSRLDQILKNSQQPTANLKINLCHRYAELLPHHNRWVRTYIQQILTQKGIHLYLKEKVNLVQPHQLICESGLTIDSDYIFWVTQASAPSWLQTAGLATDNNFVLVDDTLQSLSHPYIFATGDIATMVNHPRPKAGVFAVRQGEPLFKNLQHALLGKPLKPYIPQKQYLNLIGTGDKSAIASWGVCGCASPILWRLKDQIDRNFMVQFKDLPQSSALT, encoded by the coding sequence ATGCCATTTACTCAGTCGATAGTTAAAAAATTAGTACTAATTGGTGGTGGTCATAGCCATGCGATCGCCCTAAAACTGTTTGGCATTAATCCGCTACCAGGTGTCCAGCTTACCTTAATTACAGAATGTGTAGATACACCCTATTCTGGAATGTTGCCTGGTCATGTTGCAGGTTTTTATACTCACGAGCAATGCCATATTAATCTGTCAAGTTTGGCTCAGTTTGCTCAAGCCAATTTAATTATTGACCAAGCAATTAGTTTAGACCTGGAAAAAAATCTAGTTATCTGCGCTAACAGTCCACCTGTACCATTTGATCTGTTATCAATCAATATTGGTAGTACTCCAGCAAGAGAATCTGTAGTAGGCGCAACAGATTACGCAATTCCGGTTAAACCAGTCAAGAAGTTTTTAGCAGTATGGAATGATCTATTAGAAAAATTTACTAAAAATCCTCAAAAACCAATATCTTTGACTATTGTTGGCGGTGGTGCTGGTGGTGTAGAACTGGCAATGGCAATGCGATCGCGCTTAGATCAAATCCTTAAAAATTCTCAGCAACCTACAGCTAACTTAAAGATTAATTTATGCCATCGTTATGCTGAACTGCTACCACACCATAACCGATGGGTGCGTACTTACATACAACAAATTCTTACTCAAAAAGGTATTCATTTATACCTCAAAGAAAAAGTTAATTTAGTTCAACCTCATCAGCTTATATGCGAGTCAGGTTTAACCATTGATTCGGACTACATTTTTTGGGTAACTCAAGCATCTGCGCCGAGTTGGTTACAAACTGCTGGACTAGCAACTGATAACAATTTTGTGTTGGTGGACGATACCTTGCAATCTTTGTCTCATCCTTATATATTTGCTACTGGCGATATTGCCACAATGGTAAATCATCCTCGCCCTAAAGCTGGAGTATTTGCGGTGCGCCAAGGAGAACCACTGTTTAAAAATTTGCAACACGCTTTATTAGGAAAACCCTTAAAGCCTTATATCCCACAAAAACAATATCTTAACTTGATTGGGACTGGTGATAAATCAGCGATCGCTTCTTGGGGAGTTTGTGGTTGTGCATCTCCCATTTTGTGGCGCTTGAAAGATCAAATTGACCGAAATTTTATGGTTCAGTTTAAGGATTTACCTCAATCATCAGCGCTAACTTAA
- a CDS encoding ABC transporter ATP-binding protein: MTQQQLIDHIPDNASPVLEAKNLTRRFGGLVAVNDVSFTVPKNEIFGVIGPNGAGKTTLFNLITGIINPSSGQLIYQNEDISKLRPHKIAAKGIARTFQNIRLFGDLSPLENVIIARHLHTKSNFFTGVLGLPFALNEEHKTKQKALELLELMGLVDRADEKARNLPYGDQRRLEIARALALNPEVLLLDEPAAGMNPSEKQLLSAFIREIRAQFNLTVILIEHHVPLVMGLCDRIAVLNFGKLIALGKPTEVKSDPAVMEAYLGAE; encoded by the coding sequence ATGACCCAACAGCAACTAATTGATCATATTCCAGATAATGCTAGTCCTGTATTAGAAGCTAAAAACCTAACTCGCAGATTTGGCGGTTTAGTTGCTGTCAATGATGTCTCTTTTACAGTCCCAAAAAACGAAATATTTGGAGTAATTGGTCCTAACGGTGCTGGTAAAACGACGCTATTTAATTTGATTACAGGAATAATTAACCCTTCTAGCGGGCAGTTAATTTATCAAAACGAAGATATTTCTAAACTACGTCCTCACAAAATTGCTGCTAAAGGTATCGCTAGAACTTTCCAAAATATTCGCTTATTTGGCGATTTATCACCATTAGAAAATGTGATTATAGCAAGGCATCTCCATACCAAAAGTAACTTTTTTACAGGAGTGCTAGGTCTACCGTTTGCTTTAAACGAAGAACATAAGACTAAACAGAAGGCTTTAGAGTTGTTGGAATTGATGGGTTTGGTAGATCGCGCTGATGAAAAAGCTCGCAATTTACCATACGGGGATCAACGTCGCCTAGAAATTGCCCGCGCCCTCGCCCTTAACCCTGAAGTTTTACTGCTAGACGAACCTGCTGCGGGTATGAATCCCAGCGAAAAACAACTATTAAGCGCATTTATCCGCGAAATTCGCGCTCAGTTCAATTTAACTGTTATTCTAATTGAGCATCATGTTCCCTTAGTTATGGGTTTGTGCGATCGCATTGCTGTTTTGAATTTTGGTAAATTAATTGCTTTGGGTAAGCCTACAGAAGTTAAATCTGATCCTGCGGTGATGGAAGCTTACTTGGGAGCAGAATAA
- the rpaB gene encoding response regulator transcription factor RpaB produces the protein MESHKEKILVVDDEASIRRILETRLSMIGYDVVTAADGEEALETFRKAEPDLVVLDVMMPKLDGYGVCQELRKESDVPIIMLTALGDVADRITGLELGADDYVVKPFSPKELEARIRSVLRRVDKIGGSGIPSSGVILVGNIKIDTNKRQVYKGDERIRLTGMEFSLLELLVSRSGEPFSRSEILQEVWGYTPERHVDTRVVDVHISRLRAKLEDDPSNPELILTARGTGYLFQRILDPDE, from the coding sequence TTGGAAAGCCACAAAGAAAAAATCCTGGTAGTGGACGATGAAGCCAGCATTCGTCGGATCTTAGAAACTCGACTGTCAATGATTGGTTACGATGTAGTCACTGCTGCCGATGGAGAGGAAGCCCTAGAGACTTTTCGCAAAGCTGAACCGGATTTAGTGGTTTTGGATGTAATGATGCCAAAGCTTGATGGCTATGGTGTTTGTCAGGAATTGCGAAAAGAATCTGATGTTCCCATCATTATGCTAACTGCTTTAGGAGATGTAGCAGACCGGATTACAGGTTTAGAGCTAGGCGCAGATGACTACGTTGTTAAGCCTTTTTCTCCTAAAGAATTGGAAGCCCGTATTCGTTCCGTTTTACGGCGGGTAGACAAAATAGGTGGTTCCGGCATTCCCAGTTCCGGTGTCATCCTGGTGGGGAATATTAAAATTGACACTAACAAGCGTCAGGTTTATAAAGGCGATGAACGCATCCGACTCACAGGGATGGAGTTTAGCTTGCTGGAATTGCTAGTTAGTCGTTCTGGGGAACCATTTTCACGTTCAGAAATCTTGCAAGAAGTTTGGGGTTATACTCCCGAACGCCACGTAGATACGCGGGTGGTAGATGTCCACATTTCGCGCTTACGGGCTAAGTTGGAAGATGATCCGAGTAATCCAGAGTTAATTCTGACGGCAAGGGGTACAGGCTATTTATTCCAGCGAATTCTAGATCCTGATGAGTAA
- the rfbB gene encoding dTDP-glucose 4,6-dehydratase produces the protein MQNNVNVDLVRIPRRLLVTGGAGFIGANFVHHWCDRYPNDRIVVLDALTYAGNQANLKDLEGRENFRFVQGNICDRALIDELLYTENLNTIAHFAAESHVDRSILAPDAFIQTNVVGTLTLLEAFKKRWQTLNQATTSSEHPVFLHVSTDEVYGSLTPDAPAFTETTPYAPNSPYSASKAGSDHLVRAYYHTYGLPTIITNCSNNYGPYHFPEKLIPLMCINILMGKPLPVYGDGQNVRDWLYVGDHCAALDVVIHKGEPGQTYNIGGNNEVKNIDLVTTLCQLMDEADIKLPVRPANELITFVKDRLGHDRRYAINATKIKTELGWSPSVTVEEGLRQTVEWYLNNRDWWEPLLSPEYQAYYQKVYAS, from the coding sequence ATGCAAAACAACGTGAATGTTGATTTAGTAAGGATACCACGTCGGTTATTGGTGACAGGTGGCGCAGGGTTTATTGGCGCAAATTTTGTCCATCACTGGTGCGATCGCTATCCCAATGACCGTATAGTGGTTCTAGATGCCCTTACCTACGCTGGTAATCAAGCTAATTTAAAGGATTTGGAGGGACGGGAAAATTTTCGCTTTGTGCAGGGGAATATCTGCGATCGCGCCCTCATAGACGAATTACTATATACAGAAAACCTAAATACAATCGCCCACTTTGCGGCTGAATCCCACGTTGATCGCTCAATTTTAGCACCAGACGCATTTATACAAACTAACGTTGTCGGCACATTAACTCTACTAGAAGCTTTCAAAAAACGCTGGCAAACACTAAATCAAGCTACAACTAGCAGCGAACATCCAGTATTTTTGCACGTTTCTACTGATGAAGTTTACGGCAGTCTAACACCAGATGCCCCAGCATTTACAGAAACCACACCTTACGCACCTAATAGTCCTTATTCTGCTTCTAAAGCTGGTAGCGATCATTTAGTACGCGCATATTACCATACCTACGGTTTACCAACAATTATCACTAATTGCTCTAATAATTATGGACCTTATCATTTTCCTGAAAAGTTAATTCCCTTGATGTGTATCAACATCTTAATGGGTAAACCATTACCTGTTTACGGAGATGGTCAAAATGTTAGGGATTGGTTATATGTTGGCGATCATTGTGCAGCTTTAGATGTAGTTATCCATAAAGGCGAACCAGGACAAACTTATAACATTGGGGGCAATAACGAAGTTAAGAATATTGATTTAGTAACAACTCTTTGTCAATTAATGGATGAAGCTGATATAAAATTGCCTGTGCGTCCTGCTAATGAGTTAATTACGTTTGTTAAAGATAGACTAGGACACGATCGCCGTTATGCGATTAATGCTACAAAAATTAAAACAGAGTTGGGGTGGAGTCCTTCAGTAACTGTGGAAGAGGGGTTACGTCAAACTGTGGAATGGTATCTTAATAACCGTGATTGGTGGGAACCTTTGTTATCACCTGAGTATCAAGCTTATTATCAGAAGGTTTATGCTTCTTAA